The Populus alba chromosome 6, ASM523922v2, whole genome shotgun sequence genomic interval TCATTATCCGGCTCTTGAATACTGAGCATAATTTCTTGTGGGTTTGATTATTGTAGACTTAGCTTCTCTCAAGAATTTAGAAGAGTTGTATATGGGTTCCTCCACAGTCGATAATAGCTTTATGCAAACAGTCGGGAAGATTACTACTCTAAAGATTTTAAGCTTGAATGGTTGTCAACTCAATGGCTCCATCCCTAAAGCCCAAGGTAAGTCTGACCACCTTTCCCCTCCTTTGGCGTTCTGCTTCTTCTTTGactaaaatttttatgaatcaatAAATTCTCAGGCCTATGTCAGTTAAAGCATCTCCAAAATCTAGATATCAGTGGGAATGATCTCAGTGGTGCTTTGCCTTGGTGTTTGGCAAATTTGACATCCCTTCAACATTTATATTTGTCTTCCAATAACTTTATTGGAGACATTTCCTTCTCTCCTCTTACAAGTCTCACATCCATCCGAGGGTTATTTCTTTCAAACAACCACTTTCAGATCCCCGTCTCATTGAGCTCATTTCTCAACCATTCACAACTCAAGGATTTCGATGGTAGGAATAACGaaatatatgttgaagaatTAGAGGAGCATAATTTGGCCCCAAAATTCCAATTAGAGCGTCTTAGTTTATCTAACAATAGATATGGTGGAGCATTTTCCTTTCCCAAATTCCTCCTCCATCAATACAACCTccaagtaatttatttttctaacctgaAATTAAGGGGAGGGTTTCCTATTTGGTTGTTAGAGAACAACACAAACCTAAATGAACTCTATTTGGTCAACAATTCTCTTTCAGGGACTTTTCAATTGCCAATTCATCCTCATCAAAATTTGAATGAATTAGATATTTCTAACAATAACTTTGAAAGCTACATTCCTAGAGAAATAGGATCATATTTTCCAAGTTTAACATTTTTATCCATGTCTGATAACCACTTCAGTGGTCGCGTTCCCTCTTCATTTGactttttgttgtttcttcaaGTTTTGGACCTCTCAAATAACAACATCTTTGGAACCTTACCATCTTTCTTTAACTCTTCAAACCTCCTGCATGTTTATCTGTCACGAAATATGCTACAAGGATCCCTAGAACATGCATTTCAGAAATCCTTTGAGCTAATAACGTTGGATCTTAGCCATAATCATTTGACTGGTAGCATTCCAAAATGGATTGGTGAGTTTTCCCAATTGAGCTTTCTTCTCTTGGGTTATAATAATCTTGATGGCAGTATACCCACGCAATTGTGCAAGTTGaaaaaattaagcttcattgatctttctcataataatttttctggTCATATTCTACCTTGCCTAAGATTTAAAAGCATTATTAGGTTCATCCTCCGCCTAGAATATCCTTCTGAGGTTAATCTTCGAGAACCATTGGTTATTGCAACAAAGAGTCTATCTTATTCTTATTCGCCAAGTATTTTGTACTACATGACCGGATTGGATCTCTCCTGCAACAGTTTGTCAGGTGCGATTCCTCCTGAAATTGGGAATCTCAACCACATTCATGTATTGAACCTGTCCAACAATCATTTAATAGGCCCAATCccacaaactctttcaaatttGAGTGAAGTTGAGAGCATAGACCTTTCCAATAACAGCTTGAATGGGGAAATCCCTCCTCAACTTGTACAATTGCATTCTCTTGCCTATTTTAGTGTAGCCAACAATAAC includes:
- the LOC118032615 gene encoding cuscuta receptor 1-like isoform X1, which codes for MDLNRFSSLAGTLMIYAMVLSESWWSCHGCLDEERSALLRIQSSFNYPIFLQSWGEVADCCSWEGVGCNFTTGRVVYLDLSGIREEGLGDLYLNVSLFRPFQELQSLHLSGNFIVGCVENEGFERLSGLDSLVELYLDENKFDNNILSSLGGLSSLISLSLSGNQLKGAISVDELNNLTSLQWLEFGGNEIESFKSIHGTGYDLLRLRNLEYLGLNPNHFNDSTLSSLKGLSSLKYLDIAYNQLKGSFNVTELDALINLESLDLAGNEIDKFVLSKDTRGFGNVSFISLSNSTSNGRALPFTLLQSLTKFPNLRTLYLDENNLEGSFGTTLDKDLASLKNLEKLDLSSSTVDNSFLQTVGKITTLKSLSLHGCRLNGSIPKAQDLASLKNLEELYMGSSTVDNSFMQTVGKITTLKILSLNGCQLNGSIPKAQGLCQLKHLQNLDISGNDLSGALPWCLANLTSLQHLYLSSNNFIGDISFSPLTSLTSIRGLFLSNNHFQIPVSLSSFLNHSQLKDFDGRNNEIYVEELEEHNLAPKFQLERLSLSNNRYGGAFSFPKFLLHQYNLQVIYFSNLKLRGGFPIWLLENNTNLNELYLVNNSLSGTFQLPIHPHQNLNELDISNNNFESYIPREIGSYFPSLTFLSMSDNHFSGRVPSSFDFLLFLQVLDLSNNNIFGTLPSFFNSSNLLHVYLSRNMLQGSLEHAFQKSFELITLDLSHNHLTGSIPKWIGEFSQLSFLLLGYNNLDGSIPTQLCKLKKLSFIDLSHNNFSGHILPCLRFKSIIRFILRLEYPSEVNLREPLVIATKSLSYSYSPSILYYMTGLDLSCNSLSGAIPPEIGNLNHIHVLNLSNNHLIGPIPQTLSNLSEVESIDLSNNSLNGEIPPQLVQLHSLAYFSVANNNLSGKTPEMVAQFSTFNKSSYKGNPLLCGPPLLNNCTKEVPPPPPPHGPSSDEKEESSVIIDAQVFYVSFVVTYIMVLLGIAAVLYINPDWRRAWFYFIEKSINTCYYFVADNLFKPFRIRVWKPLV